One genomic region from Reichenbachiella ulvae encodes:
- a CDS encoding ammonium transporter, with protein sequence MSEMSTEVVAEATEGAVALFTANNIWMMLATALVFIMHLGFAGVEAGFGQSKNTVNILFKNTITPIIGLLTYYICGFNLMYPGFAEGDAGIFGFAGPFLDAGDGASIDYAGGGYTYWTDFLFQGMFAATAATIVSGAIAERVKVSAYMIFTVIYVGLVYPWLGSWKWGAGWLDMMGFYDFAGSTLVHSVGGWGALAGIIIIGPRLGKYVDGKVIDKPGASVPLAVIGVFLLWLGWFGFNGGSVLSADPDLTSYVLVTTCLAACTGGLFGFFTAKIVFKRMDLGMVLNGILAGLVGITAGADVVSVPSALIIGAVAGVLVVLSAITLDKFKLDDVVGAVSVHLTCGIWGTLAVGIFGIGEFSFMTQLIGVLAYGAVAFPIAFILFYILKLTIGVRVSEQHETEGLDSHEHGIRGYTIIYDE encoded by the coding sequence ATGAGCGAGATGTCTACGGAGGTAGTTGCTGAGGCTACCGAAGGAGCTGTAGCGCTTTTTACTGCAAACAACATCTGGATGATGTTGGCTACTGCTTTAGTGTTTATCATGCACTTAGGCTTTGCGGGTGTTGAGGCAGGTTTTGGACAATCCAAAAACACAGTTAACATCCTTTTCAAAAACACGATCACGCCGATCATAGGTCTTTTGACTTATTATATCTGCGGGTTCAACCTGATGTATCCAGGATTTGCTGAAGGTGACGCTGGAATCTTCGGATTTGCAGGTCCATTTTTAGATGCCGGTGACGGTGCTTCTATCGATTACGCTGGAGGTGGATACACTTACTGGACTGACTTCTTGTTCCAGGGTATGTTCGCAGCTACTGCAGCTACAATCGTATCTGGAGCTATCGCTGAGCGTGTGAAAGTTTCTGCTTACATGATCTTCACAGTAATCTACGTAGGTCTTGTTTACCCATGGTTAGGTTCATGGAAATGGGGTGCTGGATGGTTAGATATGATGGGATTCTATGATTTCGCTGGTTCTACTTTGGTTCACTCTGTAGGTGGATGGGGTGCACTAGCTGGTATCATCATCATCGGACCACGTCTTGGAAAATACGTAGACGGAAAAGTAATCGACAAGCCAGGTGCTTCTGTTCCTTTGGCAGTAATCGGTGTTTTCCTACTTTGGTTAGGGTGGTTCGGATTCAACGGTGGATCTGTACTTTCTGCTGATCCAGATTTGACTTCTTATGTATTGGTGACTACTTGTCTTGCTGCATGTACTGGAGGTCTTTTCGGATTCTTCACTGCTAAAATCGTGTTCAAAAGAATGGACCTGGGTATGGTGTTGAACGGTATCCTTGCTGGTCTAGTAGGTATCACTGCCGGTGCTGACGTAGTATCTGTTCCTTCTGCATTGATTATCGGAGCTGTTGCTGGTGTATTGGTAGTATTGTCTGCTATCACTTTGGACAAATTCAAATTGGATGATGTTGTAGGAGCTGTTTCTGTTCACTTGACTTGTGGTATCTGGGGTACACTTGCTGTTGGTATCTTCGGTATCGGTGAGTTCTCATTCATGACTCAATTGATCGGTGTATTGGCTTACGGTGCTGTTGCATTCCCAATCGCTTTCATCTTGTTCTACATCTTGAAACTGACTATCGGTGTGAGAGTATCTGAACAACACGAAACTGAAGGTTTGGATAGCCACGAGCACGGAATCAGAGGTTACACTATCATTTACGACGAATAA
- a CDS encoding YraN family protein, with protein MNTNKITGDKAERLAEDALRQNKFEILEKNFRYKRAEIDLIAKQDALILFVEVKYRKNENYGYPEEFVSENQQRLILEAADHYLNQIDWKGEIRFDIMAVSSDLKITHFEDAFH; from the coding sequence ATGAACACAAATAAAATCACTGGAGACAAAGCCGAAAGGCTGGCTGAAGACGCACTAAGGCAAAATAAATTCGAAATCCTGGAAAAAAACTTTAGGTATAAAAGAGCAGAAATAGACCTGATTGCAAAGCAGGATGCTTTAATACTTTTCGTAGAGGTAAAATATCGTAAAAATGAAAATTATGGTTATCCCGAAGAGTTTGTTAGTGAAAATCAACAGCGATTAATATTGGAAGCCGCAGATCACTACTTAAACCAAATAGACTGGAAAGGGGAAATAAGATTCGATATCATGGCTGTTAGTTCAGATTTAAAAATCACTCACTTTGAAGATGCATTTCATTAA
- a CDS encoding AMP-dependent synthetase/ligase produces the protein METPTRVFDFLHYQFQNYPLEVCLSAKVDGDWFEYSTQDVIDIVNKLALGLIKLGVEPGDKVAIISPNRPEWNFVDQACSQIAAVSVPMYPTINADDYAYIFNHAEVKVVFGADDEIMKKVAGAMEQANTIEHVYSFDDLGVVDNWKQILSLDPSGDIKEIERRMNSVQSTDLFTIIYTSGTTGRPKGVMLSHDNVVSNALAVKTALRGLLDVGSKALSFLPLCHILERTASFFYFYSGISICYAESMETIGENLKEIQPNMFTTVPRLLEKVYDKIMAKGYELSGIKRALFFWAVKLGLKFEPFEDMGWWYNFQLSIARKLIFSKWREALGGRMQYILVGAAALQPRLARVFWAAEIPVCEGYGLTETSPGVAFNVPFEDGVRVGTVGKLLDRIEVKIAEDGEILCKGPNIMMGYYKAPDLSAAVMADDWFHTGDIGDLTDGFLRITDRKKEMFKTSGGKYIAPQLMENKFKESPFIEQIMVLGEGRRFPAALIVPNQEALHEWAERHGVKHANFDSLLMDSATEKLFATEIEKRNRSFGNWEQVKKYKLLTDSWGIDTGELTPTLKLKRRVILEKYADLVDDFYA, from the coding sequence ATGGAAACACCCACTCGCGTATTTGATTTTCTTCATTATCAATTTCAAAATTACCCTTTAGAGGTTTGTCTATCTGCAAAAGTAGATGGTGACTGGTTCGAATACAGTACACAGGATGTAATTGATATTGTCAACAAGCTGGCCCTTGGGCTTATCAAGTTGGGTGTTGAGCCAGGGGATAAGGTTGCTATAATATCTCCTAATCGCCCAGAGTGGAATTTTGTTGATCAGGCATGTTCCCAGATTGCAGCCGTCTCTGTTCCGATGTACCCTACCATTAACGCGGATGATTATGCTTATATCTTTAATCATGCTGAAGTTAAAGTGGTTTTTGGGGCGGATGATGAAATCATGAAGAAAGTAGCTGGCGCTATGGAACAAGCCAATACGATAGAGCATGTATATTCATTTGATGACCTGGGTGTGGTGGACAATTGGAAGCAGATTCTTTCATTGGATCCATCGGGGGATATAAAGGAAATTGAACGACGAATGAATTCGGTTCAATCCACCGATTTGTTTACCATCATTTACACCTCAGGGACTACAGGCAGGCCCAAAGGAGTAATGCTCAGTCATGATAATGTGGTGAGTAATGCACTCGCTGTAAAGACAGCGCTAAGAGGTTTGCTTGATGTAGGTAGTAAGGCTTTAAGCTTTCTACCGCTGTGTCATATACTGGAGCGAACGGCATCATTTTTTTATTTCTATTCTGGGATCTCCATTTGCTATGCTGAAAGCATGGAGACGATTGGTGAAAATTTGAAGGAAATACAGCCCAATATGTTTACGACCGTGCCTAGGCTGCTCGAGAAGGTTTATGATAAAATCATGGCCAAGGGATACGAGCTTTCGGGTATAAAGAGGGCCTTGTTTTTTTGGGCAGTCAAGTTAGGGTTGAAGTTTGAACCATTTGAAGACATGGGTTGGTGGTACAACTTTCAGCTATCTATCGCTCGAAAATTGATCTTCTCTAAATGGAGAGAGGCTTTGGGAGGTCGGATGCAATATATATTAGTAGGGGCGGCAGCATTGCAACCTCGTTTGGCTAGAGTGTTCTGGGCGGCAGAGATTCCTGTATGTGAAGGGTATGGTTTGACAGAGACGTCTCCTGGAGTTGCCTTTAATGTTCCGTTCGAAGATGGGGTTAGGGTCGGTACTGTGGGTAAGCTGTTGGATAGAATAGAAGTGAAGATCGCTGAAGATGGTGAAATCCTATGCAAAGGTCCAAATATAATGATGGGTTATTATAAAGCGCCAGATTTGAGTGCTGCTGTAATGGCCGATGATTGGTTCCATACGGGGGATATAGGGGATTTGACTGACGGTTTTCTACGTATTACTGATCGGAAAAAGGAAATGTTCAAAACTTCTGGAGGTAAATACATTGCTCCTCAGCTGATGGAAAATAAGTTCAAGGAATCTCCTTTTATCGAACAGATTATGGTCCTGGGTGAAGGACGTAGGTTTCCAGCTGCTTTGATCGTGCCTAATCAGGAAGCTTTACATGAATGGGCCGAGCGACATGGCGTGAAGCATGCAAATTTTGATTCACTGCTAATGGATTCTGCCACGGAAAAACTATTTGCTACTGAAATCGAAAAGAGAAATCGTAGTTTCGGTAATTGGGAGCAAGTGAAAAAGTACAAATTGCTGACAGATTCCTGGGGTATAGATACGGGGGAGCTGACGCCTACGCTCAAGTTGAAGAGAAGAGTGATTCTAGAAAAGTATGCTGATCTGGTGGATGATTTTTATGCCTAG
- a CDS encoding nucleoside phosphorylase, translated as MRTISETDLILNKDGSVYHLNLKPENISDTILTVGDPSRVFRISQLFDSIDFEMNRREFITHRGSYKGKDVTVISTGMGTDNVEIFMTELDALVNINLKTREVKEKHKKLNIIRIGTSGSLQEDLRLGSHLVSDYGIGLDTLMTFYNLRQTGFENMLTNKLRQYLDFPFKPYCVEGSTVLREQFAFDMIRGNTVTSPGFYAPQGRSIRIDQRYPHLMEDLMYFHMDDFWLTNFEMETAGYYALGRLMGHEVLSLNAIIANRAKNKFSKNPDRVIDSLIKKVLDRL; from the coding sequence ATGCGGACAATCTCCGAAACTGATTTAATATTGAACAAGGATGGTAGTGTCTATCATCTCAATCTAAAGCCTGAAAATATTTCTGATACCATACTGACTGTGGGTGATCCGAGTCGTGTGTTTCGTATCAGTCAGCTTTTCGATTCTATCGATTTTGAGATGAATCGTAGGGAATTTATCACGCATCGGGGAAGCTACAAGGGCAAGGACGTGACTGTCATCAGTACAGGGATGGGAACGGACAATGTCGAGATTTTCATGACCGAGCTGGATGCTTTGGTCAATATCAATCTGAAGACGCGTGAGGTCAAAGAAAAACACAAGAAGCTCAACATCATCAGGATAGGGACCTCAGGCAGTTTGCAGGAGGATTTAAGGTTAGGCTCACATTTGGTGTCAGATTATGGTATAGGTCTGGACACCTTGATGACTTTTTATAATCTACGTCAGACTGGGTTCGAAAATATGCTGACCAACAAGCTTCGTCAATATTTAGATTTTCCATTCAAGCCCTATTGTGTAGAAGGCTCTACTGTACTTCGCGAGCAATTTGCTTTCGATATGATTCGCGGCAATACCGTAACCTCACCGGGATTCTATGCACCACAGGGCAGAAGCATTAGGATCGATCAGCGTTATCCACATCTGATGGAAGACCTAATGTATTTTCATATGGATGATTTTTGGCTCACCAATTTTGAGATGGAGACGGCTGGTTATTATGCATTGGGTAGATTGATGGGGCATGAAGTACTAAGTCTGAACGCCATCATTGCCAACCGGGCTAAGAATAAATTCTCGAAAAATCCTGATCGAGTGATTGATTCATTGATCAAAAAGGTGTTAGATAGGTTGTAG